A genomic segment from Roseibium algicola encodes:
- a CDS encoding inorganic phosphate transporter yields MPNLKKPTLDKDLDKLSYMEEAAGSLGRGLIAPGIALVFIVLCALGAGASMSGAPGTVIIVAAAAIGAYMALNIGANDVANNVGPAVGSRAMTLLTALIIAAVFESAGALIAGGDVVSTISKGIIDPASVADANVFMAAMMAALVSSALWINLATWIGAPVSTTHSIVGGVMGAGIAAAGFSAVNWATMGGIAASWVISPFLGGLVAAGFLAFIKTFIIYQDDKIAAARKWVPVLIGVMSGTFASYLALKGLKKIVHIDMPMSLLLGVVVGLAVWAIVRPLIRRQSEGLENRNQSLRILFSVPLVCSAALLSFAHGANDVANAVGPLAAIVHTAELGDVAAKVSIPLWVMAVGAFGISFGLLLFGPRLIEMVGQQITKLNPMRAYCVSLSAAITVIVASGFGLPVSSTHIAVGAVFGVGFFREWYTERSKRRLDFVNQKQGNGNVVRPVRNREEQARRHLVRRAHFMTIVAAWVVTVPAAAVLSAGLYFVMVKLIA; encoded by the coding sequence ATGCCGAATTTGAAAAAGCCGACCCTCGACAAGGATCTCGACAAGCTGAGCTACATGGAAGAGGCCGCCGGGTCTCTTGGACGTGGCTTGATTGCACCGGGTATCGCGCTGGTCTTTATCGTCTTGTGCGCCCTTGGCGCCGGTGCCTCCATGTCGGGAGCACCGGGAACGGTCATCATCGTCGCTGCGGCAGCCATCGGCGCCTATATGGCACTCAATATCGGTGCCAACGATGTTGCCAACAATGTTGGCCCCGCCGTCGGTTCACGGGCCATGACTCTGCTGACGGCGCTGATCATTGCCGCCGTCTTTGAAAGTGCAGGGGCCCTGATCGCAGGTGGGGATGTCGTCAGCACCATCTCCAAGGGCATCATTGATCCCGCTTCGGTAGCCGATGCCAATGTCTTCATGGCAGCGATGATGGCGGCTCTGGTGTCCTCCGCCCTCTGGATCAACCTTGCCACCTGGATCGGTGCGCCGGTTTCGACAACGCATTCCATCGTTGGCGGCGTCATGGGAGCTGGCATTGCGGCGGCAGGCTTCAGCGCGGTCAATTGGGCGACAATGGGCGGTATCGCAGCAAGCTGGGTCATTTCGCCTTTTCTCGGCGGTCTGGTTGCTGCAGGTTTCCTGGCCTTCATCAAGACTTTCATCATCTATCAGGACGACAAAATCGCCGCTGCCCGCAAATGGGTTCCGGTTCTGATCGGTGTCATGTCGGGAACCTTTGCCAGCTATCTGGCACTCAAGGGCCTGAAGAAGATCGTGCATATCGATATGCCGATGTCATTGTTGCTTGGGGTTGTTGTCGGGCTTGCGGTCTGGGCAATCGTGCGACCGCTGATCAGGCGTCAGTCTGAAGGGCTGGAAAATCGCAACCAGTCTCTCCGCATCCTGTTTTCCGTGCCGCTTGTCTGTTCGGCGGCTCTTCTGTCCTTCGCCCACGGAGCCAACGACGTTGCAAATGCTGTGGGACCACTTGCCGCCATCGTTCACACGGCGGAACTCGGAGACGTCGCAGCCAAGGTGAGCATTCCGCTCTGGGTCATGGCAGTCGGTGCCTTCGGCATTTCATTCGGTCTTTTGTTGTTCGGCCCGCGCCTGATCGAAATGGTCGGCCAACAGATTACTAAGCTCAACCCGATGCGGGCCTACTGCGTTTCGCTGTCAGCTGCCATCACAGTGATTGTTGCCTCGGGTTTCGGATTGCCCGTGAGTTCCACGCACATCGCCGTGGGAGCTGTCTTCGGTGTTGGGTTCTTCCGGGAGTGGTATACGGAACGTTCAAAGCGCCGCCTGGATTTCGTGAACCAGAAACAAGGCAATGGCAACGTGGTGCGACCTGTCCGCAATCGCGAGGAGCAGGCACGCCGTCACTTGGTACGCCGGGCGCATTTCATGACCATCGTCGCCGCCTGGGTCGTCACCGTTCCGGCTGCTGCCGTCCTGTCCGCCGGGCTTTACTTCGTCATGGTCAAGCTGATTGCCTGA
- a CDS encoding NUDIX hydrolase: MAQLYSAIDTRTSWFQNLLLLFRRPSRLQIAALCHRLRDGEREVLLVTTKSTHRWILPKGWPIMSLKAHHTAAVEAFEEAGVIGNAQKKPFASFQSHKGGEGGLQLRTEVLVFLVDVESTTSSFPDKDERDVRWLPIQEAMRLAGDPGLVKVLRKLENLPN, encoded by the coding sequence ATGGCGCAGCTTTATTCAGCAATCGACACCCGGACTTCCTGGTTTCAGAACCTGCTTCTGTTGTTCCGGCGCCCTTCGAGATTGCAGATCGCAGCGTTGTGCCATCGTTTGCGCGACGGGGAGCGGGAAGTTCTGCTGGTGACGACCAAATCCACGCATCGCTGGATTCTTCCCAAAGGCTGGCCGATCATGTCGTTGAAAGCACACCACACCGCAGCGGTAGAGGCTTTCGAAGAGGCAGGCGTTATCGGAAATGCGCAGAAGAAACCCTTTGCCAGCTTTCAGTCGCACAAAGGCGGCGAAGGCGGCTTACAGCTCAGGACGGAAGTTCTTGTGTTCCTTGTCGACGTGGAAAGCACGACAAGCAGTTTTCCCGACAAGGACGAGCGAGATGTCCGGTGGCTTCCGATACAGGAAGCCATGCGGCTTGCCGGCGATCCGGGCCTCGTGAAGGTGCTTCGCAAACTGGAAAATTTACCCAACTAA
- a CDS encoding inorganic phosphate transporter yields MLTNKDLKKKALDKDLDKISFVSEAAEAMGRRLVGPGLALVFLVICACVAAFQVSSSGFSNMLILVAASAIGGYMALNIGANDVANNVGPAVGARVVSLTGALLIAAVCESAGALLAGADVVSTVSGDILSPSDVRNSSEFMLAMLTAMAASALWINFATVIGAPVSTTHSIIGGVVGAGIAASGFAAINWTTISTIAASWVLSPVLGGLVGAGIMAFINSRVVYTPDRLKAARYWLPILLGLMGATFTGYILLKTSDRLISVPEWLAIVLSLTVGFVVWRIYCRVIHAQTLTLENSARALRNLFAVPLMVAAGLLSFAHGANDVANAIGPLAAIVLSQSNDFPDLVFWYLGALNPEVPIWVSAVGACGISAGLLLFGRRLVTVVGKKITKLSPVRAFCITLATAATVLTASGAGLPVSSTHIAVGALFGVGFYREWYRNKYVAEGGVMKPRKMMKNREERRRRLLVRRSSLITIIAAWVVTVPASALLAAGLFTVLKLVLS; encoded by the coding sequence GTGCTCACCAACAAGGACCTGAAAAAGAAGGCTCTGGACAAGGATCTCGACAAGATCAGCTTTGTCAGTGAGGCGGCGGAGGCTATGGGCCGGCGTCTTGTCGGACCGGGTCTTGCCCTGGTGTTCCTCGTGATCTGCGCCTGCGTGGCCGCATTCCAGGTGTCTTCCAGCGGTTTTTCCAACATGCTCATCCTTGTGGCCGCCAGTGCAATTGGCGGCTACATGGCGCTCAATATCGGCGCCAACGACGTTGCCAACAATGTCGGTCCTGCCGTGGGCGCGCGCGTCGTCAGCCTCACCGGCGCCTTGCTGATTGCGGCCGTTTGCGAAAGCGCGGGCGCATTGCTTGCCGGAGCGGATGTCGTCTCGACCGTTTCTGGCGATATCTTGAGCCCCAGCGATGTCCGAAACAGTTCGGAATTCATGCTGGCAATGCTGACGGCCATGGCTGCCTCAGCTTTGTGGATCAATTTCGCGACTGTGATCGGCGCACCTGTTTCGACCACCCATTCGATCATAGGCGGTGTTGTCGGCGCCGGGATCGCGGCAAGCGGCTTTGCAGCCATCAACTGGACAACCATTTCGACAATTGCTGCTTCCTGGGTTCTGTCTCCAGTGCTCGGCGGTCTTGTCGGGGCCGGGATCATGGCCTTTATCAATTCAAGGGTCGTCTATACGCCGGACCGGCTGAAAGCTGCCAGATATTGGTTGCCGATACTGCTGGGCCTCATGGGGGCGACCTTCACCGGCTACATTCTGCTGAAAACGTCCGACCGGCTCATCTCTGTTCCTGAATGGCTCGCCATCGTGCTGTCGCTCACCGTCGGCTTCGTTGTCTGGCGGATCTATTGCCGGGTAATCCACGCCCAAACGCTTACGCTGGAAAACAGTGCGCGCGCCTTGCGCAACCTGTTTGCAGTACCGCTTATGGTCGCGGCAGGTTTGCTTTCATTTGCCCATGGTGCCAACGACGTTGCAAACGCCATCGGGCCGCTGGCAGCCATCGTTCTCAGCCAATCGAATGATTTTCCGGATCTCGTATTTTGGTATCTGGGGGCGCTCAATCCCGAAGTGCCGATCTGGGTGAGCGCAGTCGGCGCATGCGGGATTTCCGCCGGCCTTTTGCTGTTCGGCAGACGGCTTGTCACTGTTGTCGGCAAGAAGATCACCAAACTTAGCCCCGTACGTGCCTTTTGCATCACCTTGGCAACCGCCGCGACCGTGCTGACGGCTTCTGGTGCGGGGCTGCCGGTATCGTCCACCCATATCGCGGTTGGTGCGCTGTTCGGCGTGGGTTTTTACCGGGAATGGTATCGCAACAAGTATGTTGCGGAAGGCGGGGTCATGAAACCGCGCAAGATGATGAAAAACAGGGAAGAGCGTCGCAGACGCCTCCTGGTGCGTCGATCCAGCCTGATCACCATCATCGCAGCATGGGTTGTCACTGTTCCCGCCTCTGCCTTGCTGGCCGCCGGCCTTTTTACGGTGCTCAAGCTTGTCCTCTCATGA
- a CDS encoding NUDIX hydrolase — translation MGFAKALTARDASWLHGIAGLFVKPLRLQIAALCVRPGEAEPEILLVSTRETGRLILPKGWPEKDKPAFETALIEAYEEAGIVGTADPRAIGSFRSYKGLADGLKIRTKVIVFKIRFEKQLKDFPELGQRKRVWLPFSKAIEAAEEPALRRFLRQHKSQIC, via the coding sequence ATGGGATTCGCTAAGGCACTGACAGCGCGGGATGCATCGTGGCTGCACGGTATTGCAGGTTTGTTTGTCAAACCGCTCCGTCTGCAGATCGCGGCTCTTTGCGTGCGTCCGGGCGAGGCGGAGCCTGAAATTCTCCTGGTCTCGACCCGCGAGACCGGCCGGTTGATCTTGCCGAAAGGCTGGCCTGAAAAGGACAAGCCTGCATTTGAAACGGCGTTGATCGAAGCCTATGAGGAAGCGGGTATTGTCGGCACGGCCGACCCGCGGGCCATTGGCAGCTTCCGGTCCTACAAGGGCCTTGCGGACGGATTGAAGATCCGTACCAAGGTGATTGTCTTCAAGATCCGTTTTGAAAAACAGTTGAAAGACTTTCCTGAACTCGGGCAACGCAAAAGGGTCTGGCTGCCCTTCTCGAAGGCAATCGAGGCCGCCGAAGAGCCGGCGCTGAGACGGTTTTTGCGGCAGCACAAATCGCAAATCTGTTAG
- a CDS encoding nitrilase-related carbon-nitrogen hydrolase, with protein sequence MQRAAGEGAKLLMLPEYLVECCLAFKPEGLLPDQEMAFLADVGTDLLAILAPLPARYGVSLLAGSMPVQAPAGFTNTAVLLTADGREIRQDKLCLTPFEQDPEIWHLVPGADLKTFELDGLKMAILICLDVEMPALSSLLAKLDLDLLLVPSMTEKLSGYHRVFGCAKARAVELMCAVAVCGLVGTSKGTTQNDTNVSGAALYLPCEEEFGFTGVAAEVDATSGSNGEEPFLVVSVPLSELRDLKSGKAEVWPGAWTADHVSVSAA encoded by the coding sequence ATGCAGCGCGCCGCGGGAGAGGGCGCAAAGCTCCTGATGCTTCCTGAATATCTTGTGGAATGCTGCCTGGCGTTCAAACCCGAAGGTCTGCTGCCTGACCAGGAAATGGCGTTCCTGGCGGACGTGGGCACCGACTTGCTCGCGATACTTGCTCCGCTACCTGCCAGGTATGGTGTGTCGCTGTTGGCTGGATCGATGCCTGTTCAGGCGCCTGCGGGTTTCACCAACACAGCCGTTCTGCTGACAGCCGACGGGCGCGAGATCCGTCAGGACAAATTGTGCCTCACACCGTTTGAGCAGGATCCGGAGATCTGGCATCTGGTGCCTGGAGCTGATCTGAAGACGTTCGAGCTCGACGGATTGAAGATGGCGATCCTGATCTGTCTGGATGTCGAAATGCCGGCGCTCAGCAGCCTGCTGGCGAAGCTGGATCTCGATCTTCTGCTAGTGCCTTCAATGACGGAAAAACTCTCCGGCTATCACCGTGTCTTCGGCTGTGCCAAGGCACGTGCGGTTGAGCTCATGTGCGCGGTCGCCGTTTGCGGTCTTGTCGGCACATCAAAGGGCACAACGCAGAACGACACCAACGTTTCCGGGGCGGCGCTGTATCTGCCGTGCGAAGAGGAATTCGGTTTTACAGGTGTTGCCGCAGAGGTAGACGCGACCTCCGGAAGCAATGGAGAAGAACCTTTCCTTGTCGTTTCGGTGCCCCTTAGCGAACTTCGAGACCTGAAGTCCGGCAAAGCGGAAGTTTGGCCGGGAGCCTGGACAGCCGATCACGTTTCCGTTTCGGCGGCCTGA
- the recJ gene encoding single-stranded-DNA-specific exonuclease RecJ, producing MLGQSGEDDRRLVLGVARSANDNAWRERLSGADLRTAMAISQVHGLPDVLARVMAARGVQADEATGFLEPSLKLLMPDPSGLVDMDAAVARVADAVQAGRKIAIFGDYDVDGATSSAIFAKYLQWLGLDPVIHIPDRIIEGYGPNGPAIEHLRHGGANLLVTLDCGSTSFEAFETARQLDLDVVVIDHHQVGETLPAVEALVNPNRQDDLSGQGHLAAVGVTFLFLVGLNRELRRRGVFQGRQEPDLMALLDLVALGTVCDVVPLQGLNRAYVTRGLAVMHQRRNYGLTALADTARVSGKPAPYHLGFLIGPRINAGGRIGDAALGARLLTTEDPHEARAIAERLDQLNTERQSMEAVMLEQAGAEAAMAIQARDPAVLLTGSDDWHPGIVGLIASRLKEAHRRPSFAVAFDETGKGTGSGRSIPGVDLGKAVRRAVDEGLLEKGGGHAMAAGLTVLREKTADLEAFFNDVLKDDVEAASANRELKIDAALTATGANLDLLELLEKAGPYGAGHAEPVFAFPAHRISFADVVGKGHVRASITSGDGTALKAICFKADDKPHGQMLLQGRGQSLHVAGTLSIDTWQGTPKVQLRILDVADPQKTRL from the coding sequence ATGCTGGGACAATCCGGGGAAGACGACAGGCGGCTCGTACTTGGGGTCGCCCGTTCCGCAAACGACAACGCCTGGCGCGAGCGCCTGAGCGGCGCTGACCTGCGAACCGCGATGGCGATTTCGCAGGTTCACGGACTGCCGGACGTGCTGGCGCGTGTCATGGCTGCGCGCGGCGTTCAGGCGGACGAGGCAACCGGCTTCCTGGAACCGTCACTCAAGCTGCTGATGCCCGATCCTTCCGGTCTGGTCGATATGGACGCCGCCGTGGCAAGGGTCGCGGATGCGGTCCAGGCTGGTCGAAAGATTGCGATCTTCGGCGACTATGATGTCGACGGGGCGACATCCTCGGCGATATTCGCCAAATACCTGCAGTGGCTCGGCCTTGACCCTGTGATCCATATTCCGGATCGAATCATCGAAGGATACGGACCGAACGGTCCGGCCATCGAACATCTACGCCATGGCGGGGCTAATCTGCTGGTGACGCTCGACTGCGGCAGCACGTCGTTTGAAGCTTTTGAAACTGCCCGGCAACTTGATCTCGACGTCGTGGTCATCGATCACCACCAGGTTGGCGAAACGCTTCCGGCGGTTGAGGCGCTCGTCAACCCGAACCGGCAGGATGATCTGTCGGGGCAGGGGCATCTGGCAGCTGTCGGCGTCACGTTCCTGTTTCTTGTCGGCCTGAACCGCGAGTTGCGACGCCGCGGGGTTTTCCAGGGCAGGCAGGAGCCGGACCTCATGGCGCTGCTCGATCTGGTGGCGCTCGGTACCGTGTGCGACGTCGTTCCCTTGCAGGGCCTGAACAGGGCCTATGTGACACGTGGCCTTGCGGTGATGCACCAACGCCGCAATTACGGGCTGACTGCGCTTGCGGACACTGCGCGCGTGAGCGGAAAGCCGGCGCCTTATCATCTGGGTTTCTTGATAGGCCCGCGGATCAACGCGGGAGGACGTATTGGCGACGCTGCACTGGGCGCGCGCCTTCTGACGACGGAAGACCCGCACGAAGCACGGGCAATCGCCGAGCGGCTGGACCAGCTCAATACCGAACGTCAGTCCATGGAAGCAGTGATGCTGGAACAGGCCGGCGCAGAAGCCGCAATGGCGATCCAGGCACGTGATCCGGCGGTTCTCCTGACCGGTTCCGACGATTGGCATCCCGGGATTGTTGGACTGATTGCCTCTCGGCTCAAGGAAGCTCACCGCAGGCCTTCCTTTGCGGTCGCCTTTGATGAAACCGGCAAGGGGACTGGTTCCGGGCGCTCCATCCCCGGTGTTGACCTTGGCAAGGCCGTTCGCAGAGCGGTTGACGAAGGTTTGCTCGAAAAGGGTGGTGGGCACGCCATGGCGGCAGGGCTCACGGTTCTGCGGGAGAAGACCGCCGACCTGGAAGCGTTTTTCAACGATGTGCTGAAGGACGACGTCGAGGCGGCAAGTGCGAACCGGGAACTGAAGATTGATGCCGCGCTGACGGCAACGGGCGCAAATCTCGATCTTCTGGAGTTGCTGGAAAAGGCGGGGCCCTATGGTGCCGGTCATGCTGAACCGGTGTTTGCCTTTCCCGCCCACCGGATTTCCTTCGCCGATGTGGTCGGTAAGGGACATGTCCGAGCCTCGATCACTTCTGGTGACGGGACTGCGTTAAAGGCAATCTGCTTCAAGGCGGACGACAAACCGCACGGTCAGATGCTTTTGCAGGGCCGGGGACAGTCGCTGCATGTGGCAGGTACGCTGTCAATCGACACCTGGCAGGGGACACCCAAGGTGCAACTGCGCATCCTCGATGTCGCGGATCCGCAGAAAACCCGCCTTTGA
- the glpX gene encoding class II fructose-bisphosphatase, whose product MSNTDKQPSSGLDRILTLELARVSERAAVSAARLRGHGDEMAADQAAVDAMRRELNRLPIDGTVVIGEGERDEAPMLYIGENVGTKQGPKVDIALDPLEGTTICAKNLPNSLAVIALAPAGDLLNAPDSYMDKIAIGPGYKAGLIDLDAPIAENIAAVAKEKGVKVSEVTACVLDRPRHARLIEEIRATGAAIRLIGDGDVAGVIHTTDPDETGIDIYAGIGGAPEGVLAAAALRCIGGQMQSRLVITRDEQVERAHRMGIEDIKKKYTLEEMAGPDVLFAATGVTDGNFLQGVRFGRHHITTHTVVMRSSTGTVRYIKAQHTDLEKFHLD is encoded by the coding sequence CTGTGTCGGCAGCCCGGTTGCGCGGTCACGGCGACGAGATGGCCGCGGACCAGGCGGCAGTGGACGCAATGCGGCGCGAACTGAACCGCCTGCCTATCGACGGTACCGTGGTTATCGGTGAGGGGGAACGCGACGAAGCTCCGATGCTCTACATCGGTGAAAACGTCGGCACGAAGCAGGGGCCGAAAGTCGACATCGCTCTCGACCCGCTGGAAGGCACGACCATCTGCGCCAAGAACCTGCCGAACTCCCTGGCGGTTATCGCATTGGCACCGGCGGGCGATCTTCTGAACGCTCCGGACAGCTATATGGACAAGATTGCCATCGGGCCGGGTTACAAGGCCGGATTGATCGATCTGGACGCACCGATTGCCGAAAATATTGCTGCTGTTGCCAAGGAAAAAGGCGTCAAGGTCAGTGAAGTCACCGCCTGCGTGCTCGACCGTCCGCGCCACGCCCGCCTGATTGAAGAAATCCGGGCGACCGGTGCTGCAATCCGCCTGATCGGAGATGGTGACGTCGCCGGCGTTATTCACACGACCGATCCGGACGAAACCGGCATCGATATCTACGCAGGTATCGGCGGTGCCCCGGAAGGTGTGCTTGCAGCGGCCGCTCTTCGTTGTATCGGTGGCCAGATGCAGTCTCGCCTTGTGATCACGCGCGACGAGCAGGTCGAGCGTGCGCATCGCATGGGCATCGAGGACATCAAGAAGAAGTACACGCTTGAAGAAATGGCCGGGCCGGACGTGCTTTTTGCCGCAACGGGTGTAACCGACGGCAACTTCCTGCAGGGCGTCCGCTTCGGCCGTCATCACATCACCACGCACACCGTTGTCATGCGGTCCTCCACTGGGACGGTGCGCTACATCAAGGCCCAGCACACGGATCTTGAGAAGTTTCATCTGGACTAA